The following are encoded in a window of Alosa sapidissima isolate fAloSap1 chromosome 12, fAloSap1.pri, whole genome shotgun sequence genomic DNA:
- the insl5a gene encoding insulin-like 5a has product MRDQQQHQSRDRPSPLHHSLTSCREGYRLCSSATYLKCLDIESCGCIMRARSLPVLAVLLLCALCTLTEVRGDMKAVKLCGREFIRAVVYTCGGSRWRRLLNQRDLEGMSGGEQSSMEGQGDSLASDLSKRDLNHVLTNMCCQMGCRKSDLTYLC; this is encoded by the exons ATGAGGGACCAACAGCAGCACCAGTCCAGAGACCGACCATCCCCACTACATCACAGTCTGACAAGCTGCAGGGAAGGATACAGACTGTGCTCATCAGCTACATACCTAAAGTGCCTGGACATCGAGAGCTGTGGGTGCATCATGCGGGCGCGGAGTCTGCCAGTCCTGgccgtgctgctgctgtgtgcccTCTGCACGCTGACGGAGGTGCGTGGCGACATGAAGGCCGTGAAGCTGTGCGGCCGTGAGTTCATCCGGGCTGTCGTGTACACCTGCGGAGGGTCCAGGTGGAGGAGGCTTCTCAACCAGCGAGACCTGGAGG gcatgtctggtggagagcagagcagcatgGAGGGCCAGGGTGACAGTCTGGCTTCAGACCTGAGCAAACGAGACCTGAACCACGTGCTCACCAACATGTGCTGCCAGATGGGCTGTCGCAAGAGCGATCTCACCTACCTGTGCTGA